The following proteins are encoded in a genomic region of Ornithinibacillus sp. 4-3:
- a CDS encoding ABC transporter permease, translating to MSKYILKRLGYMFTALFVIVTLTFLLMQLLPGTPYGNVDELTDNQIELLDKRYGLDQPVAIQYVKYIGNLVKGDLGISFTYTGRSVNTIIAERIGPSALIGMQGLVLGIIVGLTLGIVSALRHNTFLDYGSVVVAVLGMSIPSFIFAALMQYYIGVQWKLLPPALWNGYANTIMPSIALSVTVMATVARFIRSEMLEVLGQDYVITARAKGISQFNVTVKHVIRNALIPVLTMLAPLTVGLLTGTLVIEKIFAVPGIGEQFTMSILVNDYSVIMGITIFYSFLFVAIIFIVDLMYGLLDPRIRLDGSDRS from the coding sequence ATGAGTAAGTATATTTTAAAGCGTTTAGGCTATATGTTCACTGCATTATTCGTAATTGTTACATTGACATTTTTATTAATGCAACTTCTACCCGGAACCCCATATGGAAATGTAGATGAGTTAACGGATAATCAAATTGAATTATTAGATAAGCGGTATGGCCTTGATCAACCAGTTGCTATCCAATATGTTAAGTATATTGGAAATTTAGTAAAAGGTGATTTAGGAATTTCATTTACATATACGGGACGTTCAGTAAATACGATTATTGCTGAACGAATTGGCCCGTCCGCTTTAATTGGTATGCAAGGACTCGTGTTAGGAATAATTGTTGGATTAACATTGGGGATTGTGTCTGCTCTTAGACATAATACATTTTTAGATTATGGCTCTGTAGTTGTTGCTGTTCTAGGAATGTCCATTCCATCCTTTATTTTCGCAGCATTGATGCAATATTATATAGGTGTACAGTGGAAGCTGCTACCTCCGGCCCTATGGAATGGGTATGCGAATACGATTATGCCTAGTATTGCATTATCGGTTACGGTGATGGCAACGGTTGCTCGTTTTATTCGTTCGGAAATGCTAGAAGTCCTAGGCCAGGATTATGTAATTACTGCTCGAGCAAAAGGGATTAGTCAATTTAATGTAACAGTGAAACATGTTATTCGTAATGCGCTTATTCCCGTTTTAACGATGCTTGCACCATTGACTGTAGGCCTCTTAACCGGAACATTAGTAATTGAGAAGATATTTGCTGTTCCTGGGATCGGAGAACAATTTACGATGTCGATTTTAGTAAATGATTATAGCGTGATTATGGGAATCACCATTTTCTATAGCTTTTTATTTGTTGCGATTATTTTTATTGTGGATTTAATGTATGGCTTATTAGATCCTCGTATTCGCCTTGATGGGAGTGATCGCTCATGA